One region of Hydrogenobaculum sp. Y04AAS1 genomic DNA includes:
- a CDS encoding sulfite exporter TauE/SafE family protein produces MIFASWIVQGISGFGGGVFMLTLLSLVMNIKSAVLTFSFIQALGPFSILLVSKSYKPNIKMIFYLISGSFVGIFLGAHILKIISVPYMEIFSGLFFISIGMFDGLAIFKNELLNLTSKIEIKHGFLVGVVSGVFSGIVGIGGPPAAIYLRNIVKEFDEYRYLISIYFVLLVGIRLFIYYMLHAFSNVRYDYILYWGIASVAGLWTGRFVSRFINKRYLNLSVPFLTIICGIILIAKGVKSF; encoded by the coding sequence ATGATATTTGCAAGTTGGATAGTCCAAGGTATATCTGGCTTTGGCGGTGGGGTTTTTATGCTGACACTTTTAAGTCTTGTGATGAATATAAAATCTGCTGTGCTTACATTTTCTTTTATTCAAGCTTTAGGACCTTTTAGTATTCTTTTGGTTAGTAAAAGCTATAAACCAAATATAAAGATGATATTTTATCTGATAAGCGGTTCTTTTGTTGGTATATTTTTGGGTGCCCATATTTTAAAAATCATAAGCGTTCCTTATATGGAGATCTTCAGTGGGTTGTTTTTTATAAGCATAGGAATGTTTGATGGTTTAGCCATATTTAAAAATGAGCTTTTAAACTTAACTTCAAAAATAGAGATAAAGCATGGATTTTTGGTGGGAGTTGTGTCTGGGGTGTTTTCTGGTATAGTAGGTATTGGAGGGCCGCCGGCGGCTATATATTTGAGAAATATAGTAAAAGAGTTTGATGAGTATAGATATCTCATATCTATTTACTTTGTTTTGCTAGTAGGTATTAGGCTTTTTATATACTATATGCTTCATGCTTTTTCAAATGTAAGATACGATTATATACTGTACTGGGGGATTGCATCTGTAGCGGGGCTCTGGACAGGTAGATTTGTAAGTAGATTTATAAACAAACGCTATCTTAACTTGAGTGTACCGTTTTTAACGATAATATGCGGTATAATTTTGATAGCAAAAGGTGTAAAGAGTTTTTAA
- a CDS encoding SPOR domain-containing protein yields the protein MKLKRTALLSLGAFIGFTLFYIGLNQWQHEKESTGKINIVTASSTPNQNTSSVASNPQTQTPQMPSTNNQQPQNQPVQTPQNQAISQPSSPTPSPSAKPPQTSTPKPSTKPQKIAQKPKPNAPKTITQIIRNSQKKENSGNILFQIGAFKSPTALQRAISKARALGFEPMVKQEKGFYIVRVMLTNSNEGIKLLTAFPSAFRVR from the coding sequence ATGAAGTTAAAAAGAACGGCACTTTTATCTCTGGGAGCGTTCATAGGTTTTACGCTTTTTTATATAGGTTTAAACCAGTGGCAACATGAAAAAGAATCCACAGGCAAGATAAATATAGTTACAGCCTCTTCCACACCCAATCAAAATACATCTTCTGTGGCATCAAATCCTCAAACTCAAACACCTCAAATGCCTTCTACAAACAATCAACAACCTCAAAATCAACCTGTGCAAACCCCTCAAAACCAAGCTATTTCTCAGCCTAGCTCTCCCACTCCCAGCCCATCAGCTAAACCCCCTCAAACATCAACACCAAAACCATCTACTAAACCCCAAAAAATAGCTCAAAAACCAAAACCAAATGCTCCAAAAACTATTACACAGATAATAAGAAATAGTCAAAAAAAGGAAAATAGTGGTAATATTTTATTCCAAATTGGAGCTTTCAAATCCCCAACTGCTTTGCAAAGGGCTATATCAAAGGCAAGAGCTTTAGGCTTTGAACCGATGGTAAAGCAAGAAAAAGGTTTTTATATAGTAAGAGTCATGCTAACAAATTCAAATGAAGGTATAAAGCTTTTAACTGCATTTCCGAGTGCTTTTAGAGTCCGTTGA
- the pheS gene encoding phenylalanine--tRNA ligase subunit alpha: protein MLLDKDAILRELNEELASVSSLQDLEKLKSKYLGKTGVVKELSKAIKDIPPEERKTYGSLLNELKENVEELFSQKFLYFKSLEERKNLSKEFVDPTLPPTNQIGSLHPITLTLDRILSILKSMGFLEQQGPELEKEEYNFDMLNIPKYHPSRDMQDTFYVNKEGYVLRTHTSPIQIRTMLSNKPPIYITAPGKVYRKDDDPTHSPMFFQVEGLAVDKHINLRHLKYVLDTFLQLFFNKSLKTRYRSSYFPFTEPSFEVDIQCVICEGSGCRVCKQTGWLEVMGCGMVHPNVLRNCNIDPSLYTGFAFGMGVERLAMLYYGIDNIKLFYENDIRFLAQFEQ, encoded by the coding sequence ATGTTGCTTGATAAAGATGCTATACTAAGGGAGCTAAACGAAGAGTTAGCTTCCGTTTCTTCTTTACAAGACTTAGAAAAATTAAAAAGCAAGTATTTAGGTAAAACAGGTGTTGTAAAAGAGCTTTCAAAAGCTATAAAAGATATTCCACCAGAAGAGAGAAAAACCTATGGAAGCCTTTTAAACGAGCTAAAAGAAAATGTAGAAGAGCTATTTTCTCAAAAGTTTTTATATTTTAAAAGCCTAGAAGAAAGAAAAAACTTATCAAAAGAATTTGTGGATCCTACGCTTCCTCCTACAAACCAGATAGGTAGTCTTCATCCTATAACGCTTACCCTAGATAGAATACTTTCTATACTAAAGTCTATGGGGTTTTTAGAACAGCAAGGGCCAGAGCTTGAAAAAGAAGAATACAACTTCGATATGCTAAATATACCAAAATATCACCCATCCAGGGATATGCAAGATACTTTTTACGTAAATAAAGAAGGCTATGTCTTGAGAACCCATACTTCTCCGATACAGATAAGAACTATGCTTTCTAACAAGCCACCTATATATATAACAGCACCCGGTAAAGTTTATAGGAAAGATGACGATCCTACTCACTCACCGATGTTTTTTCAAGTGGAAGGTCTGGCGGTGGATAAGCATATAAATTTAAGACACCTAAAGTATGTTTTAGATACTTTTTTGCAGTTATTTTTTAACAAAAGCCTAAAAACCAGATATAGAAGTTCTTATTTTCCATTTACAGAACCATCCTTTGAAGTAGATATCCAATGCGTGATATGTGAAGGAAGTGGTTGTAGGGTTTGTAAACAAACTGGCTGGCTTGAGGTGATGGGATGCGGTATGGTGCATCCAAACGTCTTAAGAAACTGCAATATAGATCCATCTTTATACACAGGTTTTGCTTTCGGAATGGGTGTAGAACGACTTGCAATGCTTTATTATGGTATAGACAACATAAAGTTATTTTACGAAAACGATATAAGGTTTTTAGCTCAGTTTGAACAATAA